Part of the Lotus japonicus ecotype B-129 chromosome 6, LjGifu_v1.2 genome, GAATAGTAGAACTGTTTACTAATGCTTGCTGCTTAGTTAATATTCTATCTGTCGATTAAACTGGCTTCAAAGGTAGTATTTTTGATGAATACAGGATGTTATCTTTGATGTATACCGGATATTTGAATCCACAACCTCTACTAAGTAAAAATTTCATCAAGGGCTCCTAAATAGGAAGCAAAGTCAAGGGGGAACAATGTAATATCTTAAATTAATTGTATTCAGAGTAAAAATCTTGCATAATTGGCTTCATTCACTTCCTCTTTAATGTACTGTAGAGGGTAAGTTATTAATTCAGTTTGGCTTGCcggaataaaaaaaatcacgtCGGCAATGGCATGATATTACCTATGATGGCTATGGGAGATTTATATGACTTTAGTAGAGATTATAGTGTTTGAGTCTAAAAGACTATTTCCCCATATTGGTTAATCTTTGGAACTTGGATTCATGCTTCAATTAGGAAGTGAAAACTGAACTCCATTCAAGGTAGTATCTTTCATGGCTTTTCTTTGTAGCAACCTTTACCTGTCACGGCTCTTATCTGATTGATGTCTACGACACACTTAGCAAGCCTTTGTCAATAGGGATTTATTAAGTATTAATATTTCAATGTGAATATTCAACATTAATGAAGCTTCATTTCAGTAGTGATACACAGGCTTCATCTTTCcctattttcttttactttttggATTTGAAATCTAGCATTTTTTCGTTTTTTGGCTTCAGCCCTTGCAGACATAGTTAGATGGAGAAAGGAAGACGAATAGAGGAATGACAAGAGTTTGCTGCCATGATGAATGCTTTAACATAGAAGCACTTACGTGGCTTGATGAATGAACCAGAGAATGACTTCAAGACTATGGACTTTCATGGCAAATGTTGGAAAGACTTGAAGTATTTGAAATATTAGATTTTGAGTAGTTATTAAATTGCAGGAGGTCGATCTTCCATTGTTGtattttggttttcttttttctttttttttgacaatGAAAAGCTAGGATCATTTAAACTCAATTATTTCTTTAAGAACCAATGTATAGTTTGGGCTATACATGAACCCTTTTCAATGAAATTAGCCGTGCAGGGTCTTTGCTCCATGTGTTATGCCTCAGCTTCATTAATTTCACAGTGACGAGTTCTAGCTAAGAATCATAAATGCTTATTAACATAGGATACTATATCACGAAGTAATTAACTTTTGTTTCAAAAATGTAATTAACTTTCATCATTTGAGATTCTACTCTGTTGTAGCACATTAAAGCAAATTGAATGGTTAAAGGATACTATAAATTttctttaattaaattattatttaacaaaaaaaatttaattataaatatataaacacTATAATCtactttcattttttgtttcaaattaCACGGTAAATATCGTATGGagattataaaatatttgtttaaaTTATAGGATTTCAAGCTCCTACAAGGAGGAACGatcatgaaaatactttcatgtaataattaatagaaaaatttgttttgaTAAAATTTATGTACTTTACAATTTGATGTCATGTTAAAAGACTATATATAAAAGTTTAGTctactttcaatttttttagaattttcaAGGTAGTAAACTTCCACGGGAAataacattttacatgaaaatacttttaagttaaaataaatagaaaaatactTTCATATGAGTTTTTTGCTTTCTTTAAGTACATTATTAAGTTATATTTATTAAGTCCCAgtccctcttctcttctctcacccACTATCTCACCCTCTTCGTTTTCTTTCTCCCACTATCTTCCTCATTAAATTCACATCAATCTATTCTTTTGTCTTCTCCCgttagaaattttgaaatattttatgttTACCATATCCAGACCATTAATGCTTCCTCTATACATAACATTCATTGGGAAACTACACCACCTTGAAGTTTCAATCTTTTCAATAAGCTTTTATCGGATTCAAATTCTAAGTTGAAACTCCTCACGGTGCAAAACCCTCCCTTCTCCGCATCACTTTCCCTTGaaccctctctcactctctaaaTTCATCAGTAAAGCGATTTAAAAAAGTTATAAGAGTGAAAACATATTCTATAgatattaaaatttttaaaatgattatATCTTACTTGGACTGCAAAATTACGTAATAAAAATACAAAGCACGAGAATGAACATTTtacaattaaatatattaagatTTTTATTACTAGAAGAAATCGGCACTTCaaagttattattttttaataataactaattatctaaaaattaaaaacaattttatgaTAAATTCCAGTAACAgtgtattattatttttattgatagtttaaaatatattattggcattaatgcatatataatatatattatttatatttaaattacaagAGTAATGACTCCCACGGGTAGCAACATTTtgaatgaaaatactttcacataaaatttaatatacaaataaattttaataagttATCACTGGTTTACAATATACTTTTAATGCTAAATTTGTACAACATAATAATACAGTCCACTTTCATTTTCACTACAAATTGGAAGGGTAAAATTCTCCTACGAGGATGAACATTTGAACAATAAAATACTATCATGTTAAATCTTCctataaaaaaactattatgTTAAACCTAAAAAccaaattttcataatttttaaaattattttaggagtacatatatataaaagttgTGTAAAATTTTTCAGTTTGGATGATTTTCtttgtggttttgttttgttggttGGTCATTTTTTTCTAAACTTTTCATTCTAGCAGGTAAAAAATcgacaaatattgattttagtatttcaattttgttttgaatCATTGTATTGATACATGCCTaaataataacaacaaaatcCATCGTGCACGGGTAATAACATtctacatgaaaatactttaatgTTAAAGCTAAGAGAAAAAttcattttgaaattatttaagtGCActgttcataattttttaataaatttaggaGTAGTTATATACCTATGTGTATTGGTATCACTTTATAAGTTCCCAACTTTATAGAtccaaatatatttattttcatctTTAAGGCAAAAATCATTTATACACCACATGTGCATAATTGAAGATTTTGGCTGATTAATTTAGTTTTTTCCAAAAATTTTATATTGGTTAAATCGTGCATGATCGAGTACAAAACACTATAATTGAGTGTCCGaatttatttttgaatatctaaatctttattatgattattctttCATTTTTGGTAACTTAAAttgtttataattaaaatatttattgatgtatcaaatataatagtagTAAATttcgccgtgcagcgcacgggtaaaaatACTAGTAAATCACATTTTTGAATGGCACAAACACCTATTCAGAAGTGTGTTTCAATGATATTTCTCCCTTTTACTTGCTATTCGTCCCACAAACGATTTAGAGAATCGCTAATTATATTCTTTCCATGGTTTCTATTAAATCTTCCATTCAACTTTTCTTGGTGTCTTCATTTCTAGGacttaggccccgtttggaaaaacagcttaattaagcacttatggtcataagcgcttatgacataagcgcttattcataagctatttttgaaaatttattgaaataaattaaaaataagctgtatataagcataagctgtttttcataagctatcctgagtagcttatgaaaataagctgaaaatagcttatgacctgtcataagctatttgcataagccctcccaaacactggcataagagcttatgctgtcagataagctcaaataagctcttccaaactgggccttaatTTGTGACCGTTCATGAAGACTTGGTCATTTCGTTCACGTGGCCGTCTTAAGGATAGGCATCATGCAAATCAGTGCATATAGAGTATAGGCTTGGACtttcgattttttttttctaaataatgcaaaaaagatttttaattagcaaaaaggggcacacaaaaaaatatttagcaaGATGGGGTACTTTTGGACACGTTGGCGCTGAGGTGGATGGGGTAGTTGGGTTCCGCAAGAAAACTTGCGAATTGCAAGTATTATTTCTGAAAAAGTAACTGATTGAGAAATGATGGTTGAATGATGGGTTGCAGGTGATTGAAAAATCATTACGTGATGATGGTTGGAAGCTAGTTGGATTCGCAAGAAAGGTTGCGAGTTGCATGTTTTCTGAAAAGTTGATTGGCAAATGATGGGTGAATGATGGTGGCAGGTTGGCAGGGGACAAGACAAGCAAACCGCAAACAATGTTGCGAATCCCATTATTATGGCATGGGGAATGAGCGCGTGGCAGTCAATGATAGCAGGTTGGAGTCGCAAGTTTTGTTGCGAATCCAGGATACACAAAATGACAAAATAACTGAGATTGACTggattctcaattttttttgcgAATTCTAAACACTATAAGTACAAAACTTCAATCTCCTGCATCTCATAACTTTCTTCTACGAAAACTACCTTTGCATATTTTCAAAACTTCAATCTCTTGCATTTCCTAACGTTTCTGTAAGGAAAAATACATTTGCAATGGATCAAGTTATTACTTTTGTGTATTACGATGGTAGGGTTGTCCATGGCGACCAAGGTGCCATATTCGAAGGTCGGAGAAGGTCCATGCATCTGAAGCGCAACATTACCTTCGACCGTTTGAAGAAGAAAATCCACGAAAGGTTGAAGCTGCAAAGGAACCAGATGATTTCTAGAGTCAGCTCTAGATTTATGACGACACCGAATCCCATTTTTTTTACGCATTTTGAGATAGTTGATAATGTCGATGTGCAAGTCATGATGGATGCATTTAGTCAGCAGTCATATATGGTTCAGCTGGAGCTGTATGTTGAAGTTACTGAAGCTGGAAGTTCATCAATGCCAGTACCGACACCCACTGAAGACGGTGGTAGACATGTTGTTGATGAGGAGGTTCTTGCAGAACCATATACTGTGCCTTTTAGCGTCATGAGTATTGAAGATACCAATATCGTCGCTCCTTCGGATGTCGCAGTTAATTTGGGCGATGATTATGACTACCGCCTTGACAATGATAATGTGGACGGTGAAGTCATTCCTTCAGACGATGACCACaatgaagatgaaagaatgcaagAAGGAGGTGACGAGTCTGACACAGACGAAGAGGGAGACCGACACGCTAATCCTCAGCCTCAGATGGCACCTCATCCTGCTGATCAACCGGCGGCACCAGTGAATGTCAATGTTGAAACCCAAGGTATGTACAATCAACATATCTCATCAAGCgttgtttttttataaatatatggtACTTGATATATTTCTATAATTTTTCAGGCCACCCAAACACGGTCCCATTCTGGAGTGCTTCTTCGCATTACACATATATTAACTGGGGTCACCCAGATGAAGAAAGTGATTTTTATTCTGAAACGGATGTGAATGGATCATGGAAGATTGGTGATGACTTATGTAAAGGtttgatttttgaaaacaaGCGTGCTGTACAGGATGCCCTGTTACACTATTGTCTTAGACTAAATCAAACTTATAAGATGAGCGAATCCAAGCCAGACTACTTTACTGCAAAGTGTCAGAAATCCGTAGATGGCTGCCCGTGGAGGATAAGGGCACATCTATCCAAGAAAACTGGTAAATGGACCATATCCAAATGGGGGGGTTCGCATACGTGCTTAAATGCGATGACTTCTCAAGACCACAAGAAGATGACGTCAACCTTCATGTCCAACTACATTCTTGGTATAATGCTTACATATGATTACTATGTCGTTACACAATTACAAATTGAAAATTGCTATTAACttacattatttttcttttatgtctCAGGCATGGTAAGTGCCCAACCAACTATCCCTATTTCTCTCATACAAGAGAGGATCAGTGGTCAGCTCAATTACAAGGTGTCATACTTTAAAGCTTTGAAGGCGAAGCAAAAAGCACTTGCTCGCGTGTTCGGTGATTGGGAGGAGTCTTACGACCTGCTCCCTAGGTGGTTGGAATATATGTTGAGGTTTTCCCCTGGATCCCATTACGAGTTTGTCACGACTGACTATGAGGACCAGTATGACAATGTTGTTCCTGATTTCAAGAAATTTGGTCGAGTGTTTTGGACGTACAAACAATGTTGTGACGCATTCAACTATTGCAAGCCAATGATACAAATTGATGGCACATTCCTGTACGGAAAGTATAGTGGAACTTTGCTTATTGCCACAACACAGGACGGGAACAATAATGTTTTGCCTTTAGCTTTTGCAATTGTGGAGGGAGAAACACTCGGTGCTTGGACGTGGTTTCTTCGTCTGATGCGTGTGCATGTCACCAGGAAACAAGGGATATGTCTAATATCAGACAGACACGCCAACATTCTCTCAGCAGTGGGGAATCCATCTAACGGGTGGCAGCCACCAAACGCTTATCATGTGTATTGCATTCGCCACGTTGCCAGCAATTTCAACACCAGGTTTCACAACACAGCAGAAAAATGAACTGATAAATATGGGTAAGTTTGCGTCTGTTAATTagttcaaatttttattttttaaatgtgGAATATTGAATTTAGTTTGAAATGTGCAGCTTACGAGCCTTGCCCATATCTTTTCGAGCAACGTTTAGCGGCTTTTCGAGGCCACAACACAGCTGTCCGGCAATGGATAAATGACATAAGCAATGAGAAATGGAGCCGATCTTGTGATGTGGAAGGTCGTAGATACGGCCACATGACCACGAACTTATCTGAGGCGGTGAACAAAGTGTTCAGGGGTTCTAGAAACTTGCCTATAACTGTACTTGTTAAATGCACATATTGCAGGCTTGTGGAATATTTTGTGCAGCGAGGTTCTGCAGCAGCAGCACAACAAGCAGTCGGCGACGTATATTGTAACAAGGTCATGGAGGCGATGACAAAAAATGCGACGATTGCTCAGTCTCACATTGTGCGCACATATAGCATAGATAGGTCCAGGTTCGAAGTAGAGGAAGGATTCAACCAGCAGAACCATCGCAGTGGTTATACGTGGCGCCTGAACTTAGATGAAAGAACTTGCGAATGTGGACGCTTCCAGGCTTTCAAATATCCTTGTTCACATGTGATCGCGGCATGAGCCAACCAGAGTTTAGACTATCTTCAATATGTGGACCCTGTTTATACGATCCAGAACATTGTGGATGCGTATTCAGGGCAGTGGTACCCCATTGAGAATGATCTGAACATGCCGCCAAGAGCTGGGCCTAGAATTACTCCAGATCCTGCCAAAATACGGAAGAAGGGTCGTCCAAGGTCTACCCATATAAGAAATGAGATGGACTTGAGGGAGACTCAATCTCAGCCGAGTCGGAGATCGGTGTCACTACAAAGATAAATATGTTGCTTTAATTGTGCAAGCTCTTAAATTAATCACCATGTGTAAGCTTGAAGTGTAGTCCAAATGCATGTCAGAAATAATTATGTTAGAGCTTAAACATTGGCTCATTGCTATTGTTTCTAACTTAATATGAATTGAATGCTAGTACATATCAAAACAAGAAGTAAAGAACATAACTTTCTCCCAACTCTCGACCAAGTTTCTCTCAACTCTCAAAGTGTCAATTTCTTTGAACTCTCCCCCCTCAAAATAAAGGTATTTTCTCTACTCTTTCAACCtttactttgaaatatttttttcatggtTTTGTTAATAATGATATAAGTAAATGACTAGTTTTCATATGTGACTTGATTATTATTACTAACTATATTGTacaacttttattaattattagcatGAAGTTTTGTCacttaaattattttagaattattATCATTAAGTTTTATTAACTATCATCTTTTATTCATTATGTTCAATAGGTATTGTAAATGGCCGACCAAGAAGTGGTCAAATTGGGTCCGAGGAATGATAGTGTGTTGTATTTGCAAAAAGATGGTAAACACGTGTCTATTGGTGCGTGGAACCAAATAAATAGAATTCTGAAAGTGAGAAAATATCGGGATTTTCGAGATTTTATTCCCGCTGAAATTGTAGGCCACCTTCGTCAAGCCGGATTTTACGAAGCCGCCTTAGCTGGGTCTCTGAAACTTGACAAAGTTTTAATATCAGCTATGGTGGAGCGATGGAGGCCTGAGACACACACGTTCCATATGTCGTTCGGAGAGTGTACTATCACTCTGCAAGATGTTGTTGTTCATCTTGGCATACCCATTGATGGGAATCCTGTCACCGGGGTTACTTGGTGTGATTGGTCTGAGCTTGTAGAGGACTTGCTCGGAGTGGTGCCACCCGCCAGTGCTATCAAAGGAGGTGGCTTGAAGTTGGTTTGGCTAGCTGagcaatttaattttcataatcTAGCCGGTGCCGACCCGATACAAATTATGTATGCTGCAAGAGCATACATCTTGCGACTAATTGATACTTTCTTACTTTGTGACCACACCGGTTCACATGTCCCTCTTAGATATCTCATTCTCTTACGAGACTTTGAGGAGACCGCAAAGTATAGTTGGGGTTCAATCGTACTATCACTTCTCTATCATGAGTTGTGCTATGCAACCGGTGCTTCACGTACAGAGATTGGCGGCTGTGCTTATTTGATACAAGTGTGGGCATGGCTAAGGATTCCAGGAATCGGCCCGGATCCACCGAGGTTGCACCGTGGCCTCCCACTCGCGGCAAGGTATGcacataatttaaataataaatttcgtTGCTAATTTCATTTCCTTAAATTCAAACTTTACGgttcattcattttttatatattaaacagATGGAGGGACCCGGACCCGGACCCGGAAAAACCAATAAAGTGGGCAAAGAAACAAATCGAGTGGTGGCGCACCAAATTAGACGATTTGAGTTCTAATGACGTGAGTAGCTTGTGTGGATGTCGTACTTTGcttatctttattttcatttaaattcttATCCTTCTTGTGTATGTAGTTTGTGTGGAAGCCGTACTCTGATCGTGTTCTCAATGGGCTTCCGGAACGTTGTCGAGAAAACATGCATTTATGGAGAACTGTGGTGCCAATGGTACTCTATCACGTTTTAGAGTGGCATCAACCGAATCGAGTTATGCAACAATTCGGGATGTTTCAACCTGTACCGGATGCACCGTCTCAACTTAATGAAATGCATGATATTTCTCTGAAAGGGAAGGAAAAGCAGGATTGGGTGCATAACATGCGTGGTTTTATACAGCTGTGGTCGGAGAGGCACCAGAGGTTGGCTAACCAACCCGAGACTAATACTCTTGTTGGACCAAATGATGACTACATGATTTGGTACGACAAGTATTTCGTTCGTTGGTTGACGCGTGCGGCTGCAACAAGAGGGCAAATGGTTATTATATTTAAGTTGTTGTGATATTTTTACTTCTTTATTCATATATGCACGTAACATCCTCACTCTGTTATTAATAATGTAGGCTATGCGCGTTCAGCATGTATGGTATGGACTGACACCTGAAGGTCGCCCACTATACACGGATCATGACCTTCAGAACCAAGCTGCTCGTTGCCTTACACTTTGCCATGCAAGTGACAGGATATCTCATCCCGCTGCATCGGTTCCTAGCTTTCCTATGGAGTTTACACACGCAACCACAAATGACATACCGCCGACTGGAAAAGAAGAAGGGGAAGGTCTTGGAAGACGGCGAGAATCTCAGATTCCCCAAGATGTTATTATTCAGGGGGGAACACTACCACCTCCACATGGACAGTACTCATTGTAACCCTTTGATCTGAATGAGACATACCGACCATACTATTATGGGGCGGGGTCCTCTGGGGTTCCTGATGATCAGGAAGAGACACCGATGCAGATGCCCGAGACTCAAACAATGTATGGATCTCAGCCATATACTCCCTCAACACAATTTGATGGATCCATGTCTCAGCCATATATACCGACACCGCATTTTGACAGTTCACAGTCTCAGCCATATGTGCCGGCACCGCATTTTGATGGATCACATTCTCAACAATTTGTGTCATCAACAAATTTTGTTGGTGAACAGTCATTTGTTGGGTCACAACATGGCTATGACAACTTTCAAACACCGCCAGTGCATATGCAAGACGTTAATCCAGATACTTGGAATCCAATGGGTGACTGGGATGGTGTTGCAATTCGTGAATTGCTGGAGCCTCCTTGACCGCAATTCTGGGAAGATATAGACCCTTCCCAGCTCCAGCAGACACAGGCTAACTTCCAACTGGACTTGAACCGTGCAGCTGCAGGGGGAGACCCAGATAGGCCATACCGGGATGCAAGAGACCGTCCTTATCCTAATTGTCGAAATTGTTGATTTGCTGTATCATTTACTTATAATTAGTGAATTTAAAGTTGGTGTGTAATATATTTTAGATTTTAAAGTTGGTGTGTAATATATTAGTGTGTAATATATTAGTGtttaatatttatgtttttacGTAAATTATAGTTTACATATATTtgggtttatatatatatatatatatataattatatactcgtatataataaaaattatatatatatatatatatatagatatagagtTTATGTTCTTTACTTCTTGTTTTGATATGTACTAGCATCCAATTCATATTAAGTTAGAAACAATAGCAATGAGTCAATGTTTAAGCTCTAACATAATTATTTCTTACATGCATTTGGACTACACTTCAAGCTTACACATGGTGATTAATTTAAGAGCTTGCACAATTAAAGCAACATATTTATCTTTGTAGTGACACCGATCTCCGACTCGGCTGAGATTGAGTCTCCCTCAAGCCCATCTCATTTCTTATATGGGTAGACCTTGGATGACCCTTCTTCCGTATTTTGGCAGGATCTGGAGTAATTCTAGGCCCAGCTCTTGGCGGCATGTTCAGATCATTCCCAATGGGGTACCACTGCCCTGAATACGCATCCACAATGTTCTGGATCGTATAAACAGGGTCCACATATTGAAGATAATCTAAACTCTGGTTGGCGCATGCCGCGATCACA contains:
- the LOC130724840 gene encoding uncharacterized protein LOC130724840 is translated as MMVAGWQGTRQANRKQCCESHYYGMGNERVAVNDSRVVHGDQGAIFEGRRRSMHLKRNITFDRLKKKIHERLKLQRNQMISRVSSRFMTTPNPIFFTHFEIVDNVDVQVMMDAFSQQSYMVQLELYVEVTEAGSSSMPVPTPTEDGGRHVVDEEVLAEPYTVPFSVMSIEDTNIVAPSDVAVNLGDDYDYRLDNDNVDGEVIPSDDDHNEDERMQEGGDESDTDEEGDRHANPQPQMAPHPADQPAAPVNVNVETQGHPNTVPFWSASSHYTYINWGHPDEESDFYSETDVNGSWKIGDDLCKGLIFENKRAVQDALLHYCLRLNQTYKMSESKPDYFTAKCQKSVDGCPWRIRAHLSKKTGKWTISKWGGSHTCLNAMTSQDHKKMTSTFMSNYILGMVSAQPTIPISLIQERISGQLNYKVSYFKALKAKQKALARVFGDWEESYDLLPRWLEYMLRFSPGSHYEFVTTDYEDQYDNVVPDFKKFGRVFWTYKQCCDAFNYCKPMIQIDGTFLYGKYSGTLLIATTQDGNNNVLPLAFAIVEGETLGAWTWFLRLMRVHVTRKQGICLISDRHANILSAVGNPSNGWQPPNAYHVYCIRHVASNFNTRFHNTAEK